From the Entomomonas sp. E2T0 genome, one window contains:
- the ftsH gene encoding ATP-dependent zinc metalloprotease FtsH, producing the protein MNNTTKNIILWIVVVVVFVSIMNNFSLTNDTQSINYSEFIQQVNDNKVESITVEGFNITGKRKDGSSFKTVRPYIEDRGLMGDLLKANVKVIGKQPEQQSIWTQLLVACFPILIIIAVFMFFMRQMQGGAGGKGGPMSFGRSKARMLSPDQVKTTFADVAGCDEAKEEVAEMVEFLRDPGKFQRLGGRIPRGVLMVGPPGTGKTLLAKAIAGEAKVPFFTISGSDFVEMFVGVGASRVRDMFEQAKKHAPCIIFIDEIDAVGRHRGSGMGGGNDEREQTLNQLLVEMDGFQMNDGIIVIAATNRPDVLDKALLRPGRFDRQVVVGLPDIRGRVQILKVHMRKTPIEQDVKPSILARGTPGFSGADLANLVNEAALFAARSNKRTIGMKEFELAKDKILMGSERKSMVMPEAERRNTAYHESGHTIVGRLVPEHDPVYKVSIIPRGRALGVTMYLPEEDTYSHSKRSLESMLSSLFGGRIAEELTLGFEGVTTGASNDIMKATQIARNMVTKWGLSEKLGPLMYGEDEQEVFSGYRDSAANAMSAETAKAVDEEVRRIIDFCYNRAKQILTDNRDKLDTMAEALLKYETLDSDQIDDIMEGREVRPPKDWDADDHTPSAPTSVDNNHTNDNVENNNQSTSTGNGATSEH; encoded by the coding sequence TTGAATAATACAACCAAAAATATAATATTGTGGATTGTTGTCGTTGTTGTGTTTGTCTCAATAATGAACAACTTCTCTTTAACTAATGACACTCAATCAATAAATTATTCTGAATTTATTCAACAGGTTAATGATAATAAAGTAGAAAGTATAACTGTTGAAGGATTTAATATTACAGGTAAACGAAAAGATGGTAGTTCATTTAAAACAGTGCGTCCTTACATTGAAGATAGAGGATTAATGGGAGATCTTCTAAAAGCAAATGTTAAAGTAATCGGTAAGCAGCCAGAACAGCAAAGTATCTGGACACAACTACTGGTAGCTTGTTTCCCTATCTTAATTATTATTGCGGTATTTATGTTCTTTATGCGTCAGATGCAAGGGGGCGCCGGCGGTAAAGGTGGCCCAATGAGCTTTGGTCGTAGTAAAGCACGTATGTTATCGCCCGATCAAGTAAAAACGACTTTTGCTGATGTTGCTGGTTGTGATGAAGCAAAAGAAGAAGTTGCTGAAATGGTAGAGTTTTTACGTGATCCAGGTAAATTCCAGCGTTTGGGTGGTCGTATTCCACGTGGTGTATTAATGGTTGGCCCTCCTGGTACAGGTAAAACATTATTAGCTAAAGCTATTGCTGGGGAAGCAAAAGTACCATTCTTTACTATTTCAGGTTCTGATTTCGTAGAAATGTTTGTGGGTGTAGGTGCTAGTCGTGTACGTGATATGTTTGAACAGGCTAAAAAGCATGCGCCTTGCATTATTTTTATTGATGAAATTGATGCTGTTGGTCGTCACCGTGGCTCTGGTATGGGCGGTGGTAATGATGAGCGTGAGCAAACATTAAACCAATTATTGGTTGAAATGGATGGTTTCCAAATGAACGATGGTATTATCGTGATTGCGGCTACTAACCGTCCAGATGTATTAGATAAAGCATTATTACGTCCAGGTCGTTTTGACCGTCAGGTAGTGGTTGGTTTGCCTGATATTCGTGGTCGTGTGCAAATCCTTAAAGTCCATATGCGTAAAACGCCAATTGAACAAGATGTTAAGCCTTCTATTTTAGCTAGAGGTACACCAGGTTTTTCTGGTGCTGATTTGGCCAACTTAGTGAATGAGGCTGCTTTATTTGCTGCACGTTCCAATAAACGTACGATTGGTATGAAAGAGTTTGAGTTAGCTAAAGATAAAATCTTAATGGGCTCTGAGCGTAAGTCAATGGTAATGCCAGAGGCAGAACGTCGTAATACAGCTTATCACGAGTCTGGTCATACGATTGTTGGTCGTTTAGTGCCTGAGCATGATCCTGTGTATAAAGTATCTATTATTCCTCGTGGTCGTGCGCTAGGGGTAACTATGTACTTACCAGAAGAAGATACTTATAGCCATTCTAAACGTTCATTAGAAAGTATGTTAAGTTCGTTATTTGGTGGTCGTATTGCAGAGGAGTTAACACTTGGTTTTGAGGGGGTAACAACAGGGGCTTCCAATGATATTATGAAAGCAACTCAAATTGCTCGTAATATGGTGACTAAGTGGGGATTATCAGAAAAATTAGGTCCTTTAATGTATGGAGAGGATGAACAAGAAGTATTCTCTGGTTATCGCGATAGTGCAGCTAATGCTATGTCTGCTGAAACTGCTAAGGCAGTGGATGAAGAAGTAAGAAGGATTATTGATTTTTGTTATAATCGTGCTAAGCAAATTCTTACAGACAATAGAGATAAATTAGATACAATGGCTGAAGCCTTGCTTAAATATGAAACATTAGACAGTGATCAAATTGATGACATTATGGAAGGAAGGGAAGTTCGTCCGCCTAAAGATTGGGATGCGGATGATCATACACCTTCAGCACCAACTTCAGTTGATAATAATCACACTAATGATAACGTGGAAAATAATAACCAATCTACTTCAACAGGAAATGGTGCAACTAGCGAGCACTAA
- the rlmE gene encoding 23S rRNA (uridine(2552)-2'-O)-methyltransferase RlmE, with amino-acid sequence MARSKSSQRWLKEHFDDPYVKQAQKDGYRSRASYKLLDIQEKDRILRNGMTVIDLGAAPGGWSQVVSRVIGEKGKLIASDILPMDSIADVTFVQGDFTEDAVFEELLSVVGNAPVDLVISDMAPNMSGMRSVDQVKAMLLCELAFDFATRVLKPGGDFLIKIFQGEGFDSYLQSIRQAFDKVQMRKPNSSRGRSREQYLLARGFKGTEV; translated from the coding sequence GTGGCGCGTTCTAAAAGCAGTCAACGTTGGCTTAAAGAGCATTTTGATGATCCTTACGTGAAACAAGCGCAAAAAGATGGATATCGCTCAAGAGCAAGTTATAAATTACTTGATATTCAGGAAAAAGACCGCATATTACGTAATGGTATGACTGTAATTGATTTGGGTGCTGCTCCTGGTGGCTGGTCACAAGTTGTTAGTAGAGTGATTGGTGAGAAAGGAAAATTAATCGCTTCAGATATTTTGCCAATGGATAGTATTGCTGATGTTACTTTTGTTCAAGGGGATTTTACTGAAGATGCAGTTTTTGAAGAGCTATTATCTGTAGTAGGTAATGCTCCTGTAGATTTAGTGATTTCAGATATGGCACCTAATATGAGTGGTATGCGCTCTGTAGATCAAGTGAAAGCTATGTTGTTATGTGAGTTAGCATTTGATTTTGCTACAAGAGTATTAAAACCAGGAGGGGATTTTTTAATCAAAATATTTCAGGGAGAAGGTTTTGATAGTTATTTACAATCAATACGTCAAGCTTTTGATAAGGTGCAAATGCGTAAACCAAATTCTTCAAGGGGTCGTTCTAGGGAGCAATATTTGTTGGCAAGGGGATTTAAAGGTACTGAAGTTTAA
- the yhbY gene encoding ribosome assembly RNA-binding protein YhbY, which produces MPINQQQKKHFQAIGHHLKPIVIIAKNGLSEGVISELERALNDHELIKIKLAVATPEDRKQLTEEITQAVACEIVQNVGKTALIYKKATKPNRKLSNILRYQDTL; this is translated from the coding sequence ATGCCAATCAATCAACAACAGAAAAAACATTTTCAAGCGATTGGTCATCATTTAAAACCTATCGTTATTATAGCGAAAAACGGTCTTTCTGAAGGAGTTATTTCTGAATTAGAGCGCGCCTTAAATGATCACGAACTTATAAAAATCAAGTTGGCAGTAGCTACACCAGAAGATCGTAAACAATTAACAGAAGAAATAACACAAGCAGTTGCCTGTGAAATAGTACAAAATGTAGGAAAAACAGCTTTAATTTATAAAAAGGCCACTAAGCCTAACCGTAAACTTTCTAATATTTTGCGTTATCAAGATACCCTATAA
- a CDS encoding FimV family protein, translating to MVRFHKLAAVGLAVTLSSMGSAFALGLGEVTWKSTLNQPLNAEIALYDVQSITNKELVVKIASPEDFEKAGIDRPHALNDLVFTPVIRGNKSIIKITSNHPIKEPYLDFLLSVSWASGQTLREYTLLMDPPAYEPAKVVTSKATVQNPVKPTQSKTVAAQSQKKTKPVAAAPKGTVRAHRGSSLWLFAERTRGNASVHQAMLAIYEANPDAFIDGKMSLLKEGAVLRIPSREQMRQTARTEALSQVLANVNGTASTTQRQMVASKVDQKPANSKPTQDQLKLSGVSETNNTSGNASDKAIIADLNNKVVQSEEELDATRRKNNELRGRMSDLEARLADMKKLVELKDNQLASLQQNMSKAQKEVAPDMEEQSNEIIETNDDVEEKTIQQ from the coding sequence ATGGTGCGATTTCATAAATTAGCAGCAGTGGGTTTAGCAGTAACATTATCATCAATGGGCAGTGCATTTGCATTAGGATTAGGCGAGGTCACTTGGAAGTCCACATTAAATCAACCACTTAACGCTGAGATAGCTCTTTATGACGTACAGAGTATTACTAATAAAGAATTGGTTGTTAAAATAGCTTCTCCAGAAGATTTTGAAAAAGCAGGGATTGACAGACCTCACGCATTGAATGATTTGGTTTTTACACCTGTTATTCGTGGCAATAAGAGCATTATTAAAATTACCTCTAATCACCCGATTAAAGAACCATACTTAGATTTTCTATTGAGTGTATCATGGGCTTCAGGTCAAACGTTACGTGAATATACGTTACTTATGGATCCGCCAGCTTATGAGCCTGCTAAAGTTGTAACTTCTAAAGCTACCGTTCAGAATCCAGTAAAGCCAACTCAGTCTAAAACAGTGGCAGCACAATCTCAAAAAAAAACTAAACCTGTAGCAGCTGCACCAAAAGGAACAGTAAGAGCTCATAGAGGTTCTAGTTTATGGTTATTTGCTGAGAGAACACGTGGTAATGCATCTGTTCATCAGGCAATGCTAGCTATTTATGAAGCAAATCCAGATGCGTTTATTGATGGTAAAATGAGTTTATTGAAAGAGGGTGCTGTATTACGTATCCCTTCTAGAGAGCAAATGCGCCAAACTGCTCGTACAGAAGCATTATCTCAAGTGCTAGCAAATGTGAATGGCACAGCATCAACAACACAACGACAAATGGTTGCTAGTAAAGTTGACCAAAAACCAGCAAATAGTAAACCTACACAAGATCAGTTAAAGTTATCAGGTGTGTCTGAAACAAATAATACTTCTGGTAATGCTTCTGATAAGGCTATTATTGCTGACTTAAACAATAAAGTAGTACAGTCTGAAGAAGAACTTGATGCAACACGTCGTAAAAATAATGAATTACGTGGTCGCATGTCAGATTTAGAAGCTCGTTTAGCTGATATGAAGAAGTTAGTTGAATTAAAAGATAATCAATTAGCATCATTACAACAAAATATGTCTAAAGCTCAAAAAGAAGTTGCTCCAGATATGGAAGAGCAATCTAATGAAATAATTGAGACTAATGATGATGTAGAAGAAAAGACAATACAACAATAA